One Clostridium cagae genomic window carries:
- a CDS encoding patatin-like phospholipase family protein: MKIGLVLSGGGARGAYQIGVWKALKELKLDRYIEVVSGTSIGALNAILFCQGDIEKAENAWLNISKEKVLPTDNKDLNIKGFLISLGLKNMNLVKKCMPKMIDTGSLSREGLTDIMNKYVNFKDIENCNKLCYAACTELTTFQPKYFKINGYPEENIRSILFASSALPMIYESEEFESIKYVDGGMADNVPVQPVYGENCDIIIVVHLSKDSHINKKLFPNTKIIEIYPSVMEEGVLDGILDFVPESAEKRIKLGYMDTIDYLKPIMDLGVLVFKHKPIPDIDTQKVLNYVKNKFVKKI, encoded by the coding sequence AGGGGGCGGAGCTAGAGGCGCATATCAAATAGGAGTATGGAAAGCTTTAAAAGAATTAAAACTTGATAGATATATAGAAGTGGTTTCAGGAACGTCTATTGGAGCGTTAAATGCCATATTATTTTGCCAAGGAGATATAGAAAAAGCAGAGAATGCATGGCTTAACATATCAAAAGAAAAAGTTCTTCCTACAGATAATAAGGATTTAAATATAAAAGGTTTTTTAATATCATTAGGATTGAAAAATATGAATTTAGTAAAAAAGTGTATGCCTAAGATGATTGACACTGGAAGCCTTTCAAGGGAAGGTTTAACTGATATTATGAATAAATATGTTAACTTCAAAGATATAGAGAACTGTAATAAATTATGCTATGCAGCATGTACAGAGCTTACAACATTTCAACCTAAATACTTTAAGATTAATGGGTATCCTGAAGAAAATATAAGAAGTATTCTATTTGCGTCATCAGCATTACCTATGATATATGAATCAGAAGAGTTTGAATCTATAAAATATGTAGATGGGGGAATGGCTGATAATGTTCCAGTACAGCCTGTATATGGTGAAAACTGTGATATTATAATAGTAGTACATCTTTCTAAGGATTCTCATATAAATAAAAAGTTGTTTCCTAATACTAAAATAATAGAGATATATCCATCTGTTATGGAAGAGGGTGTATTAGATGGTATATTAGATTTTGTTCCTGAGAGTGCTGAAAAAAGAATTAAATTGGGTTATATGGACACTATTGATTATTTAAAGCCAATTATGGATTTAGGTGTATTAGTTTTTAAGCATAAACCAATACCGGATATAGATACTCAAAAAGTACTTAATTATGTAAAAAATAAGTTTGTTAAAAAAATATAG